From Rahnella aceris, a single genomic window includes:
- a CDS encoding GMP reductase, translated as MRIEEDLKLGFKDVLIRPKRSTLKSRSEVELERTFTFKHSGFNWSGTPIIAANMDTVGTFRMATVLASFGLLTAVHKHYTVEQWQAFVTSSDESVLRNIMVSTGTSEADFVKTLQILALSPLLKFVCLDVANGYSEHFVGFLQRVREACPDKVICAGNVVTGEMVEELILSGADIVKVGIGPGSVCTTRVKTGVGYPQLSAVIECADAAHGLGGQIVSDGGCAVPGDVAKAFGGGADFVMLGGMLAAHDECEGTVVEENGEKFMLFYGMSSESAMKRHVGGVAEYRAAEGKTVKLPLRGPVENTVRDILGGLRSACTYVGAERLKELTKRTTFIRVAEQENRLFGSK; from the coding sequence ATGCGCATTGAAGAAGATTTAAAGTTAGGTTTTAAAGACGTACTCATCCGCCCTAAGCGTTCCACTCTCAAAAGTCGTTCCGAAGTTGAACTGGAGCGCACATTCACATTCAAACACTCAGGTTTTAACTGGTCCGGCACCCCGATTATTGCTGCGAACATGGATACCGTCGGCACATTCCGTATGGCGACCGTACTGGCGTCTTTTGGTTTGCTTACGGCCGTGCACAAACATTACACCGTAGAACAGTGGCAGGCATTCGTGACTTCCTCCGATGAATCCGTGCTGCGTAATATCATGGTATCGACCGGGACGTCAGAAGCTGATTTCGTTAAAACCCTGCAAATTCTTGCTTTGTCGCCTCTGCTGAAGTTTGTTTGCCTGGATGTCGCTAATGGTTATTCCGAGCACTTTGTGGGTTTCCTGCAACGTGTACGCGAAGCTTGCCCCGATAAAGTCATTTGTGCAGGCAACGTGGTGACCGGTGAAATGGTGGAAGAACTTATTCTTTCTGGCGCGGATATTGTAAAAGTCGGCATCGGCCCGGGATCGGTATGTACGACTCGCGTAAAAACCGGCGTGGGATATCCGCAGCTTTCTGCTGTTATCGAATGTGCTGATGCTGCTCACGGTCTGGGCGGACAGATTGTCAGCGATGGCGGCTGTGCTGTTCCGGGTGACGTGGCAAAAGCGTTCGGCGGCGGTGCTGATTTCGTTATGCTTGGCGGGATGCTGGCTGCGCATGACGAGTGTGAAGGCACGGTCGTTGAAGAGAATGGCGAAAAATTCATGCTTTTCTACGGTATGAGTTCAGAATCTGCGATGAAACGCCACGTCGGCGGTGTTGCTGAATACCGCGCAGCGGAAGGTAAAACAGTCAAATTGCCTCTGCGCGGTCCGGTTGAAAACACCGTGCGTGACATTCTCGGTGGGCTGCGTTCTGCCTGTACTTACGTCGGTGCAGAGCGCCTGAAAGAACTGACCAAACGTA